DNA from Brachionichthys hirsutus isolate HB-005 chromosome 3, CSIRO-AGI_Bhir_v1, whole genome shotgun sequence:
ATGGTGAGTGTCGCCGCCGGCGGACCCAGGCAGCTCCGTCCAGTGTGGCAATCGGGATGGACTTTACCCTCCTGCCTTTATCTTTGTTCCCAGGCTGAAGAGGAGGCTCGTCGGAATCGCCTGATGAGGGATATGGCTCAGCTCCGACTGCAGGTTGTTAACGTTATCTCTCCGTCCCTCGACTGTTTACGCTGTCTCTTTGTTCCCCCTGGAGGGACGCAGCGTTGACTCAGCTGTGCGCTGATCCGGCCACCGTTGACGACAAATGTCATAATGATGCGTTCCATCGGCTACAAAGAGCAATCCGGGTCCACTTTAGTTCTGATATTTACCGTTCACTCTGACACGATTTGGCTTCGTCAGCCCTCTAAACTCAACCCGCGAGGCCCAGGAGACCAGAGACGGTCGCAGCTACCTGCCCATAAAATGAACGCTTCACGCTAATCGCATCGATGGATGCTTTCCTGCCTGTTCCCCGCAGTTAGAGGTGTCGCAGCTAGAGGGCAGCCTTCAGCAACCCAAGGCTCAGTCGTCCATGTCTCCCTACCTGGTGCCGGACgcagctgctctctgccagTATCTGAACCTCATCCGACAGCTGGCCGGCAGCGgctgcttcatcatcatcatcccgcgGACAGGTTGGTGCATCCGACGGGATCCGTCTTCCCTTCAGTAACCGTTTGTTCATCTGCACCGCTTCTGCGTTCCAGTGATCGACGGGCTCGACCGGTTGAAGAAGGAAAACGCCGGCGCGAGGGATGGCATCCGCTTCTTGGAGTCTGAATTTCGCAAAGGCAACAGGTTGGTGGTTGAAGGTCGTGCACGAAGACGGATGGAGCTTCCTGCTGCGTTCGCTTGTGGAAGCAGCTGAAACATTTGAGTCCGTAAAGCCTTAGAAAGGAAGCTGACGACGGCACAAAGCGTCGGAGGATCGCTTTGACGTTTTGCATCCCGTCTCTGCAGGTACATTCGGTGCCAGAAGGAGTCGAGTCGAAGTTTCGAAAGGGATAAACTGAAGCGTCAGGACGTCGAAGCCTGGTAGACGCCTCCTCCAGTCGCCTCTGTGTCCGCGctgagggggcgtggcttccTACTCCGAGGGCTTTATCTTTCTGTTGGTTTCCCCAGGCATTTATACAAGATGGTGGACAGCTGTCGTCAGCTGACGGTTTCCCAGAGCAACGGGGATGAAGACGCAGCCGGCATGGTGACCATCCTGACCGGCCATCAAGCGGAGGAGCTTTGCACTCGGTCAGCAGCGATGAAGGTCAGGCGCTCTTACAAAGAGAACACTACTAGACATTTTCCCACCAAAACCAGTGAAGCTTAGTTTAAAAATAAGCTGTGTAATATTAGTAAAGgttatcccccccccgcccccccgacaGCTGGCGGTCCAGGCTGCGAGCTCGGCGGGCATGGAGCTGAAGAACATCGTGGAGTTCTACCGGCAGTGGAAGGAGATCGGCTGAGAGGTCAAACGGGTGCAGCTGATCGATCACAAcactcgctccctctctctctttctctcccgcTCTTTTGCTCTGTGTGTATCTGCGTCTccaaaggcaaaaaaacaacaacaacaactcataAGAAAGATGAATCGAAGGAAAGAGTTAAAGCTCAGAGGGTTGGAAAATGTTCAAACGTGGGagtcaaaaaacaaatcagagaaaAGCGAGCGAGACGGCGCGAAAAGGGAACGGCAGATCTCCCACTTCCATTCCTAAACATAAAGAGTGTGACCCCTAGTGGTCGGGGTGCGGAAACAGTGGGGGAACGCCACACGACTTTTACGTGCCCCTGGTTCACACCCTAACCAGGAATACACTGTATATGTTAGCAAACGAGAGAGAAGCCAGACATTCATAGATATTTAGCAAAGTGGTTTGGATTTCTGTTCCCTGCTCCCTTCAGCCTGTGTTTTGAGAAACGAAGGTAAGACCACGCAAATGCCGGAGGGCTGCATTTCGGAAAGTCAGTGGCGTATGACGAGGCGGagagagcaccccccccccccccccccccccgggacacCCGAGGCCTTAGACAACAAGCAGGAGTCTCGTAGCTCCTTGGTCTCCAGCAGGCGTTGAAGATAAATATAAACTTCTAAAAGACTGGTTTCTTTGCTCTACGGAGTGTTCTTTGGTTTTCTTTAATTGCAGTGTACTTTGTGACCAGTGATTGATGTATTACTCTACATGAGAAGATTTGAGGGAAGGGGCTGCATGACTGCTGTGttaattctgattttatttttctacccAAAtgatgcttgttttgttttttgtgggcTAAATTTGAATGAAATACTGAAGAATGTTCAAAGGAAAAGGAAGTTTTTAGCAATCGTGCATCGGTCCGCTGAGTACGGTCTTCATCCGTGGAAGTCGGACCCGATGATCCAGATTCTATTTAACAAGACCTCACTGGGGGGGAGAGTGGTAGAAATGTTGTAGTTGGTCCAGGAGGGGGCGCCACCTGACTTTCCCCGGGGTCTGTGGGTTATGTATGAACCCTGTAAACTCCTGCATTGTGTCCCGAGTGCATCACCATCGCCATAGTGACCGTCCCTTCTTGCTCAGTGCGGATCAAAACCAGTATTTGTGTGTGGCCATGCGTTGAACAATAAAACAGACTCGTCTAATCCGACTTCCCTTTTCCTTGCGCCGCTTCGTTACTGCGTGAACGTTGGTCCAACCGAACTTATCGGATGTTTGTTTCATCATCGAACTTTAAGCGCACCGTCGGATGGTCGGCCCGGTGTATCGGAGCTGAAAGGGATCAGAAAGGATGCGATGAGCCGCCTTTCCAAGGCTTTGATCCGATGCCGCCGTGGAGCTTTGTCAGGCATGCAGGTTCTGATCAAAGGTCCCGTTCCAGTCCCGTGAGCGGAATCGTGCTTGGGACTAAAACTCAGGACAGCCCGACCTCGGCTGCATCCTTTAGTTTTCTCTGTTGATCTTTACGTTTATAGAAACTGAAGTGATTTGGACCTCGGGCTGTCGGGACATCCTTCGATCTTGATAATTGATCGTCACTGATGAGAACAATCCCTACACTTTTCATCCCGTCAGCTCTGTGTGGATTCTGTGCCCGATCATTCAAACTGGGTCTCCCTGTGCCATTCTTCCCATTCCTCCAGCCGTCTCTTGTTCCCCTCTGGCCCGGGCCCCGTGCCTGCCACTGACTAGCCACACAGAATAACCAATCCCCCGGCAGCTGGGCCGGTGCCACCCCAGCAGAGGATGACTGGTGCTGGCCCATTTCTTttgctgggtggggggggggggggggggctcgctgaCCCAATCCTCTAACCGTAGGGCTGCAGGGAATTCAGGCTGGACAGATATGGGACAGAATGATGGGTTTAAATgcgcaaaaaaaacatttaggtGGATTTACGACTGAAAATTTACGAATGAATCACCTCTCAGGCCATTCCTCAATTACAGCTGGAACTTCATATTCTCCAACATATATGCAATTTAAGTCTTGATCAAACATGTTAAGTTGACACGCAGAAGTGCAGAATTTAACGAAACGAGATGTAAAAAATCGGCAGAGAGAAGGTTCGTCTTTGATCCAGTCATTAAAGAATCTCTTGTTAATTAGGGGAACCAGGAAGGAGGTGGGCGGGGCGACGGGTCTCCACGAACACGTGGCTCAGCTGCCGAGGAGCTAATTGGAATTAAGTGTGGAACCAAAGTGCTCGGTTTCTGGGATGAACTCAAAACGAGACAGAAATATGAAGCTGTGTTGACATAAACTTGGGTGCCTGACCTGTgcagaataaaacaggaagtcctCCCTTAAAAACACGAAGGCTCCGGGTCTGGGAAGTCACGTGATGCGAGAAATAAGCGAAAGGCAACGCGGATTGGGGAGGAAAATTAAAATTAGATTCACAGGAAGAAAATTAAtactatttatattttctttgtgcttttattgATAACATTTATACTGAAAACTACATTTTTTTAGTTAAATTTCCCCTGTTTTTAAGCTCGAGCCAATATTTTAGTCGAGGGGCGCGCGCCGCAGAGGAACACACATGGCTAGTGTTGTTGTCGCGCTCGCGACCCACGTGATCACCGAGCAgcgcttctgattggctggaagcGGACTGGAGACAACGAGACGAGCCGATTCTCACAATTACTAAAAGccagggagacggagaggaggaggaagaaacgaCGAAACGCGCCGCGCGTGGCGTTTTCACGGAGACGAACGTGGAGGAATTCTCACCTGCAGATGCCGGAGGGTCGCGGTGAGTCGGGAAACTTTCAATTGTAGTTTTCGTTGCGTTTTCCACACGAAATAATGCACTTGCGCGTTTGGAGAATTCCACGCAAGCCGCGCGTAATGACTGGAAGTCTTCAGTCTCTCTGGGACTTCAGCTGGAACTGCTGCTCCTTCATGGAAATGTTCTGGAAATGTTTTTCCCCCACATTGTAAACCACTTTGAAAAGAATCCTGCTTTACCAGCAAACAGCTGgtcatctctctttttttgtgtgtggatcTTTGTAGATTAATCAATGACCATAAAGAATTGGCTAATTACGTTCCaaattaatgcattaattagTTGAGttgaatttgtgttgtttttcttaaCATATCAAGACAGTTCGGTGTTGAGTTCAAGTGTCGAACGGAAAACACGGAACTCCTCTCCGCGCGTGTGAATTAAAAAGGTTGGCGTGCAGGTGTGGATGAAAGGCGAGTTGTCTTGTTCAAACACACCCAGTGTCACAGCGTTTCTAATGACTTTTCCATTCGGCGTTGTGTTTCCAGTATTTGCCAACGATTAACGGAAGTCACGTGAGAACAAagaacatttgttttgtttttttaaataaagttctGTTTTAAATAAGGACTTGCATGTTTAAATTCGCTGCTTTCATCTCACGTGGGAAGCGACGGTTACTGCAATATTCCCACAGTTATCCGTTGCGTTCTGgaagaacacgcacacacacgcacacacacacacgcgcgcacacacgcacacaaaacaaaaaacctgtATTGCATAATCTTGAGCAATCCTTCTCGTGTGACTTGGGAGAGACTCTTTCCAGGAAAGGAGGTGATCATGAGGGGAGGACTAGAAAAACAGAAAGCCAGAAGAGGGAAGTTCTGAAATCTCGTGACGAGGTTCGGCGTGTTTCTCCATCGGCGTCTGAGACGACGGAAAACTccgacaggaagcaggaaggaggagatgagaaGCAGAAGATTTGTTTCTTTGAGTCTTCGCTCATCGAACGTGAAGCTCATTTGCAGAACCTTTAAATGGCTAGAACTACCTAGACTAGTACCATTCAGAACCTTTAAACGGATAAAACTACCCAGACTAGTACCATTCAGAACCTTTAAACGGATAAAACTACCCAGACTAGTACCATTCGGAACCTTTAAATGGATAAACCTACCCACGCTAGTACCTTTCGGAACCTTTAAACGGATAGAACTACCCAGACTAGTACCATTCAGAACCTTTAAACAGATAGAACTACCCAGACTAGTACCATTCAGAACCTTTAAACGGATAAAACTACCCAGACTAGTACCTTTCGGAACCTGCTCCTCGTGATCTGGGATGTCGCTCACCTTGGCAGTTTCACTGGATTTATgaattgtctttcttttttgcttttgtttcctgGATTAGGATTGAATTGTTTTCggctcgtggggggggggcgggggggggtctctggaaTTCTGAGCCTCTTGAGCCTGATTTTTTCACCGATTGTgcaactgctgctgcagagagagagccTCCACTGTGTTCTCCGGCGTCTGGCCTGAGATGCTGCTTTGTGCTTTCTGAAAATGCACGTCGATCCCGGTTGTGAGTTACAGATGAAGCAGATGAAACGTTCCAGAATTCACCACTAACGGTGCAGAATAGCAggttctgctgcagaacagaGGCCAGAACTTTACCCACGTGTTCCGTTTCCTTGCCGGCTTCCACTTCCTGCCACTTTCTCAGCTGGGctgattttaaaaacacaaaaacaaccatAAATGCGGATATTAATGAGCGATCGGACCTCGTGGCGGATCCATTTAGACCCGTCTCGTCCCCCCACAGGATGAGCCGAGGCTCTCAACCCGTCTGTGTGGGCTAACACGCTCGCTACATAGTCTCCCTATTGTCAGCCTCTTGCCAAGAGAGACGTCCATTGAGAAAGGTCACATGACGGCGTCACAAGACCGCGGGGAAGAATGTCAGAACTACAAAAACGTAGCGTTTGTTTGGGAGTTGCTGCTCCAGTAACAGGTAACGGCTGTCAGGAGGCGAACTGGGAATGTTTTACTGGTCGGAGGAAACATCTGGCGTGTCATCAGACTGGTTTTAGTggactaacaaaaaaaaaccccgtgggggggggggagctgcacGCATCCGACTGCCGGCTGTTTGAAGAGTAAAGGATTGCGTGTGGATTGTGATCACGATTAGCCTCGAGCTATTTGATGCCGTTCCTTTAATCTTCTGTCTCCCGTAGCCAGTCTGTAGCTATATAGATtttgcgtcccccccccccagtatttCTGCGCACCCTCCCTTGCGGTCGCCGGCGCGTGTGAAAGGCCTCCTTCCCATCCTGTGGCGCTGTGGCGGGTGCAACAGTCGTCCTTTGGTCTCCGTGCTCTGTAGCCTTCGGCTTCCACAAAGCTCACTTTGTCGCAGTTATCAGGCCGGGGCCTGCAGCTGGGCTCCCATGAGCGTGGCCCCcacactgctggggggggggggggggacgtgtcCCAGACTCGGATGAGACTCGgccaacgacccccccccccctcatgtctTCTTCTACAGTGTATGGTCGTTGCCGTCGTGTATAGCTGCATGtcattgtgtgtatttgtgtgtctgcagtgttCCCAGTGTGGCGGGGGgtcgggggcggggccagcagcagcggcggctggATCCAGGGCTGGGGGCGCTCCTGGCGATGGGAGCCAATCAGTTCCGGACAAAAGGCCTGGATCCCGGTGTTCGACTACCCGGTCGGGTTCATCCTCTCCCGCGGGGGACGGGCCAGGCTCATTGAGGTTTgccagagagggaggggcgCCATCCGGCTGCCGGCGGACATGCTCAGCATCAAGCTTCCTCAGCTCTTTGACATGCATCAGGTGCCcaaggtaaaaaacaaacaaacctttttttgcCTGGAGAGGTCGAAGAAATGAAAGTATTCAAGTCTCGAGGTGCGGCGAGCCGACGGCTCCGCCCGGCCTCGCTCGCCTCGCTCACCTGGAACATCTCGTCCCGCCCCCAGGTGTTCAGAGAGGACGGCATCATCTCCGGATACCGCCACCCGAAGAGCTCGGCGCTGGCCTGCGTCCTCAGCAGCTTCCAGATGAACAACGAGACCATGAACATCTGGACCCACTTCCTGCCAACGTGGTGCGTCTCCAGTAGAACAGAATAAAAGTGTCCGGTGGCGCTTCGAGGATCTTCGTGTGGCGTCCgagatgtgacccccccccccccccccccccggagaaaGAAACGCGTGGATGAAACACGCTGCATCGTCCAAACGCTGCATCTGAGGCGGGGTTTGTTGCCTTGCAGGTACTTCCTGTGGCGTTTCTGCGCCCTCTGCTCCACCCTGAACTTCCTGACCGACAGCTACACCTGGCCGCTGCTGGCGTACATGCTGCTCGTCTGCGTTTACCCCTTCACCTCCAGCTGCGCTCACACCTTCAGCAGCATGTCGGCGGCGGCGCGCCACATCTGCTACTTCTTCGACTACGGAGCGCTCAGCCTCTACAGTTTGGGTAAGACGTCCGCGTTTTCACGTTTATGCTGGAATCAGAATCTTATTCACCTTGTGATCTGCTATATTCCTTATTTAGACGGAATGGTTTTTCTATCATCCTCAAACTAATATACAAAAGGAGAAAGCGGCGGCAGCTCGGTGTTTAAAAGGTGACGCTTGTGTAAAtagacaaaatacacaaaacaagcagtttaataaaatgttcttgTGTACATATCTGTAGAGGCTGACAGtttgtgggtgtgggtgtgtctgcGTTTGCAggcgttgtgtgttttttggccTTCACCGCTCTGTATTATGGGCTGAGCGGTTTCTCATGTTCTTCCTCAGCCTGtttattcagattttattgTCTCATATTAATAGTTTTAGAGCTGTGTTCCTTATTTACGTTTCACGTTCACCCTATTCTTTTTGGTTTCCGTTTACTTTGAGATTCTCTGAGATGTCCAGGAATCACCGCTTgatcaacattttttttctgcccccccctccctccctccctgataATTTGTGTCACGGCTTTTTCATTCTCCGTACGTTTAACTGTTGATGAACCCGACTTGTTGCACAATGGAGGCGCTGTTTGCGTTTCAGATTATATTGCAGTCTGAATCTTCTTTATGGGTGtgtttattgcccccccccccacacacacacgccccatCTATACCCACATCAGTAATGTATATAACGGTAACAAATAAACTGACCCCCTGGGCCGACTGGTTTTAAATCCACCGACAAAGATTTCTGCACTTTAAAAAGTTCAAAAGTCCATTTTAGGGACTTTATTACAGGACTTTCTAACAATTGGAGGAAAGCTTTGATTGGTGGGAAGGTCCTATTAAACACGCAATACAgtagacgaccccccccccccccccccttgggaaGATGGTCATGTCTGGACCCCGGTGTTGTTGATTTCAGATTCTCTGAAAAGATTCCAACTTGGCCCGACCCATTCCTGGAATCAAGAACCATCTCAAACACACGTATTATGAAACTATTGTTtccagagaaaacaaacaatgggAATACTGCCACAgtggcgccctctagtggtcgtttcagaagaagaaaaagaaataggGGCTCTTTGGAATTTTCATCCTGCTTGCAggggaaacatttttaaagtgtAGGCGTTCAACAAACACCAAAACGTAGACTCGGCAGTGAGGAACCAGAAGTGTGCGAAACAATTTGTTCCTTCAAAAGCCAAGCAGCTCGATCCAGAAGCAGACCTCGTGCAGGTGAAGCCATTGAAGGTGTGTTTTACGTGTCCTCTCCGCGCTCAGGTTGCGCTATGAGCTACGGACACTACGTCATCCCGGACAGCTGGGTGAACGGCTGGCTGCACCAACACTTTGTCCCCATCGCCGTGGGAAACGCTCTGTTCTGCACCAGCCTGTCCTGCTACTCCAGGTGAGAAGCAGCAAGCAAGAGTAGCGCCGCTAACGTTAGCGTTACGGTCCCAGCCATTCGCAGTAAGCGTATAGTAAAGTTGATATAAACGCGTCTCCACAGGTTCCTGGAGCTTCAGTTCCCACACAGGAGCAAAGTGTTGAGGACCGGCGCTTTCATCCTGCCCTTTATATTCGACACGGCGCCTCTGCTTTACAGGGTGAGTCTCACTATTTGGCACTTTCAGCTGAAGCTCATGTATTTAGAGTTGAGTTGGGCGTCCTGTTGAGGCGAGCGTCGTGTTCCGGGGTTCTTCAGCACGCCTGTTGGTTCCTGGCGTTacctgaactttttttttttccgcgCCCAGATTGTCGTCTGCTGCGGGGGGAGCTGCAGCCCGAGCGACGCCTTGTCCAGCCACTGTTATCACCTCCTCTTCGCCGTCctcacctgtttcctgtttacggCCCACTTCCCGGAGAGGCTGGCCCCCGGGCGCTTCGACTACTTTGGTACGTTCTCATTGGTTGCGCCTCAAATCCCGACGCCAGGGAGGAGCTTGACCGAACCGGCTCCGACCGACGCTCCGGtagtttgtgtatttgattTCCTCTCTGACTCCTCAGGCCACAGCCACCAGCTGTTCCACATCAGCGCCGTGGTGGGGACCCACTTCCAGATGGAAGGCGTGATCGCCGACATGACGTCACGGCGGGCGGCGCTGGTGGCCCACGTCGCGATGCCCTCCTTCCTGGGGACCATCGGGGTGCTGATTTTCAGCCTCttcctcaacctgggcatcatcGCCGTCTTCAGCGCCCCCCTGCTGTGGAAGTCGTGCAGCGGCTCCCGCCAGCCCGACACGCCGTGGGATGGCGGTGGGGTGGGTTCCGCCCACCCGCCACAGAACGACTGACTTCACACGTTCCAGCGGTTCCTGTTTAACGCCGCTAGACCAACGCTCTCCGTCTCCAGCGGCAGCTGACGGCCCGTTCATGCCTTTGTctgtgtataatttatttttgcagggTTTATTTAAAGAGGCTGTGGGTCGAAGGAAGCGCGCTGCTGTCGGAAAACACACGGAAGTGCCTTCATCTTTAGTGTTTACGGT
Protein-coding regions in this window:
- the paqr6 gene encoding membrane progestin receptor delta; translation: MPEGRVFPVWRGVGGGASSSGGWIQGWGRSWRWEPISSGQKAWIPVFDYPVGFILSRGGRARLIEVCQRGRGAIRLPADMLSIKLPQLFDMHQVPKVFREDGIISGYRHPKSSALACVLSSFQMNNETMNIWTHFLPTWYFLWRFCALCSTLNFLTDSYTWPLLAYMLLVCVYPFTSSCAHTFSSMSAAARHICYFFDYGALSLYSLGCAMSYGHYVIPDSWVNGWLHQHFVPIAVGNALFCTSLSCYSRFLELQFPHRSKVLRTGAFILPFIFDTAPLLYRIVVCCGGSCSPSDALSSHCYHLLFAVLTCFLFTAHFPERLAPGRFDYFGHSHQLFHISAVVGTHFQMEGVIADMTSRRAALVAHVAMPSFLGTIGVLIFSLFLNLGIIAVFSAPLLWKSCSGSRQPDTPWDGGGVGSAHPPQND